The Penaeus chinensis breed Huanghai No. 1 chromosome 39, ASM1920278v2, whole genome shotgun sequence genome has a segment encoding these proteins:
- the LOC125046871 gene encoding uncharacterized protein LOC125046871 — protein sequence MSQSGETSNYSQSTLDGFVKHPKKYSPHDVRQNQLNNALVLFVANDLVPFSAVESFKFPWSDATMMLSADPRHQIPTRKHLVNKLLQDKFTEVRCSVKAQLDCAQTVSLTLDIWSERQMRSYLGITAHFIHNWSLKTAVLTYKRLRGRQTTHIMEEYEETVQIFDRHSKITNIITYNTASLVISCIRGLKIHLNHMESMYNSTLVTGLKKSIAKR from the coding sequence ATGTCACAGTCTGGTGAGACCAGTAACTACAGTCAATCAACTCTGGATGGATTTGTCAAACATCCTAAGAAATATTCGCCTCACGATGTTAGACAAAATCAACTCAACAATGCACTTGTCCTCTTTGTCGCAAATGATCTTGTTCCATTTTCTGCGGTAGAGAGCTTTAAATTCCCATGGTCTGATGCTACCATGATGCTGTCTGCTGATCCTCGGCACCAGATTCCGACTCGAAAGCACCTGGTGAACAAACTACTGCAAGATAAGTTCACTGAAGTTAGATGTTCTGTGAAAGCACAGCTTGATTGTGCACAGACTGTTAGCCTTACGCTTGACATCTGGTCTGAAAGGCAGATGAGATCTTACCTAGGAATTACTGCTCATTTCATCCATAATTGGTCCTTGAAAACAGCCGTTCTGACCTACAAGCGCCTTCGTGGCCGACAGACAACACACATAATGGAAGAGTATGAAGAAACTGTACAAATCTTTGATAGACATTCAAAAATCACAAACATAATAACATACAATACTGCAAGTCTGGTCATATCTTGCATTAGGGGCCTCAAAATCCATCTAAACCATATGGAATCCATGTATAACTCCACACTGGTGACAGGACTTAAGAAATCTATAGCGAAACGTTAG